The nucleotide sequence CAATCAGAAAGGCTGTATAAGGCCCTCGATAAGCCAAATGGACTACAGGCCAACCAATACTGAAACAAATCTAGGGGAACCTTCTAGTTTTCCTTGGCATTTTGATGTTTCCATTGTGAAGTGAGGAGCTGATTGATAGTGGCATCTGTACTTCATGGCCCTTTTAATTTCCTGGGCTTAGATACCTAACCTACTTTGGTATCCTCCCATCTTTGAGTTTCATATATCACTGATTGAAGCCTGGGGCTTTATTTGGCTACTTTCTGAGCCTGGGATTAGAAGATTGAAAGGTATGCTCATCTGGGGCAGCCTAGGTGATAGCATGGTTCTTAAGAACCCTTGGAAGAGCTTTATCATAAGATCATCTCTTTAGCAGTCTGATGGATCCGAGGCCCCAGTATCCTGTGAACCTCAGATCAGGAGTCTTGAGAACACTGTGCAAGAGGACCAATCAAGGCAGCACAATATTACTGATCTGTGGTGCCCCAGACCTACTCCAGCCCCATTTTCCTGCTACGGAGGCTCCCTCAAAGGTTTCTAGCTTCCTCTCCAGTGCGAAGCAGATGGCtggactgaatgactgaacaacatcttAATTTGGATTGTGTATAGTTCTTTTAAACTAACCTTTCAGCTGTTTGTTTTAATCTTTAAGAATAAATAAAGATGACTTCCCTGTAAAtatttcctgtagaaggtagagGGAGGGATGCCGTGTCCCTGAGATGCTGACtacccttatcttctttcctcATATTCCTACTAGGACGAGAAGCTCACTgtgacccaggacctcccagtgcACGATGGGAAGCCTCACGTTGTCCACTTCCAGTATGAGGTCACTGAGGTGAAGGTCTCTTCCTGGGATGCAGTCCTGTCCAGCCAGAGCCTGTTTGTGGAAATCCCAGATGGGTTATTAGCTGATGGGAGCAAAGAAGGGTAAGGAGCGAGTGGCTCTCCTGCTGCTCCTTGGAAGTGATGCTGTGGATTAGGTGGGCATTTGCTGTCCAAGGGAAGCCTGAGTGTCTGCGGTTAGCTCTCTTCCTCCCCTATTGGGCTTCCCAAACCTTTGCTGTCTGTGTTATTTCAGAATAGATTGTCTAGTCAGAAACATAGGCCTTGTTGCAGGTTATAAAGGAGGTTCTTACCACATTAACCAAATCCCCTAGTGAGCTGTCCAGTGATGTTGATAAGTTAGCGGCATTGCTCAGAAAGATCCAGGGGCCTGGAGGGAGCTAGGGTAGTTACAATTTCCTGCAATGTCCAAGTTGTTCATGACAATCTAGGAAATAGCTTTTCTGCACAGTCCTTGCTTCTTTAAGAAAGGCCTTTGCAGGGGTCCTGGTGGCCTGAGATCATCCTCTCAAGAGGCTCAAGCTATGTCTGTTGAACTCCATCTCCAGAGGTGCCAATTTTACTTCAAAATGAAGGACTCTTTATCAACAAAGATTCAATCAAGTCTTTGCTTATAACTAGCAGCTGACATCTAGTGCTTTCAAGTCTCCAAAGCACTTACTAGTCTTAATTTCagttgagcctcacaacaactgtgAGGTAGGttactattcctattttaaagatgagaaaactgaggctcattcATATCATTCATGAATGtcttcagaggtgggatttgaacctgggcctCCCTTCCTGACTCCCATCCAGCACTTTATTCTTACTACTGTGCAACATAAGTTGAAGGTAAGCTTCCCAAGTGAGAATCCCCGGGGGCCTTAAAACAGTAGCCCTTCAAGTCTAGACCCTCCAGAGCTTATCAGGAAAGGCCTTAGCGGGTGCTAGGAGACAGGTGCCTTTGGCCAAGACTAGTACCCTGTGGGCATCTTCCCCTGCAGATTGTTAGCACTGCTGGAGTTTGCTGAAGAGAAGATGAAAGTGAACTATGTCTTCATCTGCTTCAGGAAGGGCCGGGAGGACAGAGGTGAGTGGTCCCAAAGACCTAGTTTCCCAGTGGGGTGTAGCAGGGAAAGGGGGGTCCGAGCAGGTGCTAGCCAGGTCATGGTTCTGGTTGTTCTTGGGCAGCCCTAGAAACCATAGTGAAAAAGACCTGGGGATCCGAGTGTGCCATAGTGGGAAGCCATGATGAGTACTGCTGTGTTCTGTacattttttttcccagtctTCCTTTGGAATGGAtcgggggtgggggtagggtggggtgCGTGGGAAGGCTCCCATTCTCTATCCCTCACTGGGGCCCTCCTTGCTCCATTCCTGCAGCTCCACTTTTGAAGACCTTCAGCTTTCTGGGCTTTGAGATTGTGCGTCCAGGCCATCCTTGTGTCCCCTCGAGGCCAGACGTGATGTTCATGGTTTACCCCCTGGACCAGAACTCATCTGACGAGGACTAGATGCAATGGAGGAGGCCACTTGGACCAGGAGCCACAGCAGGGGACATGGGGAGGTTAGGCAGCCCTGGGGTGGAGGGGGCTCCACGCTGCTGCCAGGGGAAGGACGCTGTAGGGCTCAGGGTGAGGGTCTCCTAATTGTGTTCTCGGAGTTGACTCGTTGAAATGTGTTTTCCATAAAGAACAGTATAAACATATTATCCACATGTAATCACCAATAGTAAATGAAGATGTTTATGAACTGGCATTAGAAGCTTTTTAAACTGCGTTGTGTGGTGTGCCCCAGCCTAGGGGAGAGCATTGCCTACTGCACGTAGCAAGGGGCTGTCCAGGCACAGGGGCGAGCCACATGGAGGGCTGGCTGGTGGGCATCACTGTAAGGCTCTATCTAGTTCCCCTGCTTTGGTCTTTCTTGTTTTAAAGATTCGTGTATCTTTTTCTTTGCTCTTAGCCCATCACTTTGGGGGCCCCTTGGGGGTGGCCTCCCGATATATCCCTTGagatgtagcttttttttttttttttttttttggacacttCATTACAGCCCCCCTCTCCATAGGTATATACATTTTGTCTTGGAGTAAGCAACACCAGTGTATGGTTTGGCCCTTCTTTACAGCTTAGTGCCCTCCTGGCTTAGTCTGTTCAGTGTTAGCACTGCATTCAATAAAGGGGCATTCGAGTTCCCTCCTGCCACGTGGACTTTTCTTTAGGGCTCAGGCTCCTCGGCTCAGTTCTTCTGCCAGCCCCAGGGGTTTCCTTCCTAGGCTTAGAGAGCTAAGAAAGCAACTCGAGGCTTGGGAGTCGGGGCTGGGTGATACTTGGGATGAAGTGATGGACttctctgcccctccccccatcccccaggAGGGCAGGAAGAAGGGTGCAAGCGGCAGAGAAGTGGCCTGCATCCTGGTTTTCACTGAATAGCTTGTtcatgaggaagaggggagggagggagccagCAAGCCGGGAGCTGTCTGACCCATCCAAGCTAGTGAACTGGGTTGGTCCTTTTGGGGAGGGGGGTTGGCAAGAGTGTGTTGTGTTACTGTGTCAATAAACTGGTTTAAAGTTGTGTTTGCTTTGTCCCTCTTTCCCCTGCCAGTGTGACCTGTTACTGATGGTGGCTCTTTGAAACAATGAAGAGCCTCTCTCCGGGTGGGAGGAGAAGTGCACAAAACAGTAACAGTTCTGCAAGGGCTGGCCACCTGTCCTTACAGCCTGGGGTCTCTGGGGTCCCATTTCTGCTTGCCAGGCCCCAGGGACgaagggtctagaacagattccTAGTGACACTCTGGAGAGACCCATGTACACACTGCAGCTCCGGCACAACTTGATGTGACCCTGTGGGAAATGGCTCGCAACACCTGGCTTGCTAGGCCTGTGGGGATTACTGCCTAACTTAAGCATTAGCTTTTAAGCAACACCCATTACAGCTAGAGAgcttaaaaaaaagcaagggggtggggggagcggcTCCAAATGGTCACAAAGTAGGCCTCCTTATCTCCCCTTTTTTTCCATCTCCTGGGATTCCTGGTTTTCCCCACAGTATTCCCAAGAACAGGATGAACATTCTCCCTCATCTCCTGGAACTTGTTAGGAATCTATGAGGCCTCGCTTGCAACTGATACACTTGGCTTTGATAATGGCCGCCTCACCTGATATTTCTCCATTCTCATCTAACCTGTTTTTTGGGCCTGATGCTCATTATCTGGAAATGGCAACAATAGCTGCCCAGAAGTACACTGCCAGAGCAGGAGTGGCCTTGAAGCCCCAGAGCTGCTTGGAATGAGCAAATTCACCCAAAGAACCCCGAGGGCAGTGGCTAAAGGGTGGGCACTCCCAAGAGCCTAAGGAGGAAGAGAGTTGAATGTTGCCAAGACCAAGgacaggagaaaggaaagaggctaTAATGCAGGAATAAGGAAAATGGAGCTAGGGGAAGGGAGAAGTCAGTAACAAGAAGAGGGATAGGCAAGGGGTTGTAGCAGGGACCAAATCCTGGGTCCACTCCTTGCCCAGGCAGAGGCAGAAGTGGCGGGGGGGAGAGGAGGGTTCCCAGGTTATTCTCAGAAGTCTGCTGCCCTCTCCTGGTGGCTCCTCAGAGTCAGGCCTATATTTGGAACTTTGTACACTAGGTAAGGCAATCCTTTTGAGGCAAGAATGGGGaacttttgttttttccccctgtgAGGGCCACTGactccaaaaaaagaaacaaccaaGAGCCACACTTTTAAATAAGCaacttttgagattttttttccccctccctggaGGAAGATGACACAAAACTCGCAGGATTTTAAAATCATAACAGGGTCATAAaacttttatttgatattttaaaaaattaacttcagtTCTCTCATCATGGTCAACTGGGGGGCAAGGGAGAAAGCTAAATAGAAAGCCGAGAGAGGTAAAACTCCAAGGTTTTAGAAAGCTCACTTGAGAGTGGGCCACTGCCCCATCGGTGGCTTTAAGAGTTGACTATTCCCAACCTTCTTGTGTTCATGGTATACCTGAGACACTGTTCTGAGACTTCTATAAGCAGGGAAGTTGTAATTTGGGCTGCAGTGTTCACACAGTCACCCTATCTGGTGCTATCTGGATTGAGGAAGTGTCAGTAGACAGAGTTCCTTCTTCAATCCCCCAAAGTTCAGAAGCCTAAATTTTGGATAGGTTTGTATAGACCAAACTGTAGCTCTAGGCCAGCCATGCCACCAGCTCTAGCCTAAACCCATCTCTATTGTCACAACCTTAGAGTCGGGATGTACCCAAATACTCAAATGCCTCACAGCACCTTGGGAATTGGGGtctacaaattaaaaaaagaagaggttgtGAAGGTCAGAGAAAATTTGGGGGTAGGAAAAGGTAAGCATCAGCACCAACCCACCCAAACATAGAAGTGTATATGTGGTGACGTGGTCTGGGGAACACTACTAGTAGCTGAGTGCAGCTCTGTGGCACACACTTGGGAGAAATAACCAGCAGCCCTCACAGGTTTGTGATTGTCtcttaaaaagatttattttctcttcttgccTGAAtgtacaaaggcaaaaagagtacagtttgtatatatatatatatatttatatatatataaaaaacaaggAACTTGGTAATGTACACTTTACAGAAGggaagaatcaggaagactgaaaTCAAACCCAACAGAGCAACTCCAATGGAACAAGCTATAAACAGCAACACTGCCCCCTCCTTGCCAGGCCCAACCTGTTCCCAAAGGGTCGAGTACCAGGGCAAGGAGCAGGGCTGGGGAAAGGAGTTGAGTAAAGGGGcctgaggggggggggggggggggttcatcCTGGGAGAGCCCCCTGGCTACAGGCTTAGCAGAAGGTCTCTGGTTCCCCCagtgccaccacaaatagcaagGTAAGCCctgttgggggggggagggggtcttGCTCATTGCCTAGTCAAGTCAAACTCTGAGAGGCTTTAGAGCAGCTCGTGGGGCCTAGGGCTGGAGAGGGCAGTGCAGCAGTTGACATGGAGTATTCCCTTCTCAGAGCTTGCAGGATATGGCCTCAATTCCCTCTGCAAGCTCCCCAGTGGCCTCCCTCACTTTATCATGGGAGTGGGAGAAGAGGCCTAGACTCTCTGGTGCATTCTCACACTCCCTTTGTATGTTACTTTTATCTTGGTACTAACTAGGTGTGTTGCAGAGCTGGGACATaaggataagaagaaagaaagagacgaACCTCAAATTATAGCCCTATTCATTCCACATGGGAATCAGTGCTGCCCTCAGCTTGCTAGCTGGCTAGGGATGGGCTTCAGGCCTTGTTAAaacctttccccctttcttcacaGCTTCTCAAAGCTTTCAAGCCTTCTTTCAGAGGGGAGCTCTGATAAACAGTTCTTTGCAGTTCTGTGTAAAGAACTTGGCTTGCTCTGGCCTGAGCTCCTGGCAGCAAGCCTCTCCCCCCGCCCCAGGTTCCCCCCAAAGTGGAATTCTCTCACTCTAGTCTCTCAAATCTTAAGAATGGTCTGGTTCCCTCAATGGTCCCAATTGTGCCTGGAAGTCCTGAGGCCTGAGGTAGGAGTGCAAATCCTccacttaatatttttcttcaactCCATCTCCAAGTTAGCAGCCTTGTACCTGCTATCACAGTGTGATTGGCAGGCTAGGGAGAGAAGCTTGGGCCTGGCAAAGGGCCAGGGGTCTGGGAATGGGAAGAAGCAGGTTGCTTTTGCTGCCATCTTCTCTTGTGAGCCCTTCCTCCCTGATGCTGGGGGAAGGTCTTGGATATAGGGATCAAAGAGCCAAACATTAgttgaagaataaagaaaagagaaaaagctgTTCCCTTCTGAAGAACCCCGAGCCCATCCTGTCCCACCAGCTATCTCGTCTCTATgttacagagagagacagatggagcaAGAGTTTGGGGCCATCCATGCCCGCCCAATGGGAAAGAAAACTACCCCaaacaatttccaaacaattCCTCTTTACAGTATGTACAGAGCACGCCGCAGGCCGGCGCCACAGATACAAAACACAcaacaatatttaaaaacaaacaggaACAGTGAGATGGGCCACTGGCTCAGCCCCACAGCAGCCTGGGAAGTTACAATGCAGACTAGGCCCCAGAATGAGCTCTTGAGTGGTGGCTGGTCTCAGGGGAGGGGACTTGGACCCAAGTCCAGTAGCCTCCTCAAAGGGAAGTCACTGCTCCAAGCACAGCCTATTGGGAGCAGTATAAAGGAGGGAGAATAATTAGGGGAAGGGGGTAACTGCTTGATGGCCTGCAATGAGGTCTGAAAACAGCAGCTTTGCAGAAGAAGGCTTCGTACCCAACCAGGGCAAAGAGAGAGGCGTGGATCCTCAAAGAGGAAAGCCCTGTAGGTTGACTGTCCCATCTTTTCTACCTCCAGGGATCCCCACAATTCTTAGAAAACCACCTCAGCCAGGTATTGTGCTTGCCCCAACAACCTTGCTACCCTATGAGTTGAAGCCAGGTTCCTATTACTCAACTGCTTCCTTCTGGACACAAAAAGCTTTCTTCTATCCAGCCTGGCCTGGCCTCTCTCCCAGAGGTccaaggggaagggagaaagaagaaataacccCAAAGTCCCCTCAAAGAACCTAGGGGTTGAACTCAAGAGGCTGATCTCTGGATTCATAGAGGTCCTCTGAGCACTGCTACCCTGCCCTCTGAGGCCCACATCTTCCAGGGGCAAGGCAACAGGCTCGATGCTGGCTTGAGTTCCCCATCaaatggggaaggggagaatcTCAGATCTTTGAAACCTCTCTTCTTAAGGGCCTACCAGTCCAACAAACCTCCCCTAGCCGGCAACCCCTATAAATAAGATGTGTGTTACATATAAACACAGCTTCTATTGGCACACATGGAGGTTAGAGAGTTCTATAAAATCAAGTACACATGTTCAGAAAGAGACGAGGGCTGCATGTATGCATGGCCCTAAATAAGGAGGATACACAAATGGCTGACCATGGACAGCGTCTCCAAGATCTGCTGAGTTCTCCAGGGGCCACCTCCCTAGCACTACCCTACAAAGAAAAGGCAGGGTTCAGAGTTTCTAGCCCCCGAATGACCCCAGGTTTCCCACATCAGAACTAGGTGGTATTTTTCTCTGCCTGAGTCTCaagagtgggagggaaagaagaggctGGAGAGGGACCCCCTGAAGAGAGGAAACGAAGGAgggtagagaagaaaggaaaggcttcaaagtcaaaaggaaaaggacttgggAGACAAACAGCAGGACCTAGGGAGGATGTGGGGAGAAGGCTCCATTTTATAGGCCCTGTTGGTACTCCAATTCCAGTTCCCAGCTCTCCCAGGGGGATCCAGTAGGTGGGCTCTGTGCTGGTGCTGGGGTTAAGGGTATAGAAACCTCAAAATAGAGAAGCCTCCCTCTTGGGTCCTCTGGGTGGGGGGGCTTGGGGGGGTTCCTGTACAGGGTGGGCTCTGAGTACAGgcacacacatatgtgcatagggaagggggagaagggatCTTCATTTCTGATGACTTTGTTTTCACAATCACAGAGAAAACAGCCCTAAAATTTCTTTCCTGAGATTCTAATTCCTCTGCTTGCTTCCAGGCCCTGGAGCCCCAGCTTCTGGGGAGATGAAGGGTCTGGTGGTGGTGGAGATGGGGGTGTGATTGCCGCGCTTTCTTCAGATCCCACCTGGCGTCTGGGTTGCGTCCCCTGAGGGTGACCTTGATGGGGTCTCTTGGTTGGAGAAGGAGCTCAGGAAATGGAGCAGTGACTTCCCTGGGCCTGAAGCAATGCCCCCAGATTACAATCAATGCCTTTACCCCTACTGGGACCACAACAGTCACTGTGGCCAAGAGAATAAATACTTTTGCTAAGTACCAGCTCTCCAGCTcctgaggaggagggagggatggggagTCCAGGGGTCTGGTAGAGAGGAGATTGCCAAGGATCTGCCTCCAGTCTCGATGAGAATGGCAAACAGGATGATCAACACCATTCAACTGATGTCTAATGGCACCTCCAGCACCTCCTCGGGTCACCGGCCTCGGAGCCCGCATTATCCCAGAGCTTCAAGTCCTGCCAGAGGAGACACGGATGTTCAGCGGTGTTCAGTCTGGCCAGCTCAAAGGCCACAAGGTGGCGTcccagggaaaaaaaaactcagttgGGAAGTGTTCTTTGTTGGTGTTTTAGGTTTCTTGAGGTGATTCCAGGGGTCAGGGGAAGGACTTACTGAAGGTTTCTGTTCTAAGACTTCTCCCATTTATTCAGACAAATTATCCTTAAGTcttagacatatatatatatataaataaaatctggAAGGGAGCTGAGAattaaccccctcattttgcagatgaggaaaataaccCAGAGGAACTGTGATTTATCTAGGATTATATGGATACAAAgtgaggatttgaatccagaccctctgatttcaaatccaacactCTACTCCTACACATACAAACTTCTAGCTGTTTTCTCCCCCAGGAGTGAATGACTTAGTCAAGGCTTAATTGTATACAAACTAGCTTTTCTATTCTCacagattgtgaaggactaaatggATCTAGTTCACTTTCCAGCcttacccctcccccccaaaggaGTACCTACCATTCTCACCTCCGGGGGGGTGGGTAGAGTGAGGGAGTTGAGCCTTGCTGGCTGGCAACAATGGCTGTAGAAGAAAGAcctggaggaggagaaggagggtaTGTCACAGAGTAATCTTCCTAAGGACTGTtaactcctccctcccttc is from Gracilinanus agilis isolate LMUSP501 chromosome 2, AgileGrace, whole genome shotgun sequence and encodes:
- the OAZ2 gene encoding LOW QUALITY PROTEIN: ornithine decarboxylase antizyme 2 (The sequence of the model RefSeq protein was modified relative to this genomic sequence to represent the inferred CDS: deleted 1 base in 1 codon), giving the protein MQIQSPVENTGEAPKHHAQCTGNILPLSNCPQLQCCRHIVPGPLWCSDAPHPLSKIPGGRGGGRDPSLSALIYKDEKLTVTQDLPVHDGKPHVVHFQYEVTEVKVSSWDAVLSSQSLFVEIPDGLLADGSKEGLLALLEFAEEKMKVNYVFICFRKGREDRAPLLKTFSFLGFEIVRPGHPCVPSRPDVMFMVYPLDQNSSDED